A single genomic interval of Selenobaculum gibii harbors:
- a CDS encoding spore germination protein yields the protein MLKKFLKSNKKEKYSNEDSVAINIKQPLSTSLEKNIEIFKSIFIDDETINFRWITNSHNQILKYCLVQNDGLVSSVIINENIIKPLMVSDVLLTKGKQIDTLIQQVLLVNQIKKTKDWQEIIEAVTYGDTILFMEGEKEALLLNSKGFSIRSIDEPSGEKIISGPREGFCESLMTNLSLVKRRLRTNELKIKFQSLGVRTHTQICICYIDSIVNKKILDELEKRIEKIKIDGVLDSNYITEYINDSRWSPFRSTGYTERPDIVVANLLEGRIALFVDGSPVVLTIPYFFIENFQSNEDYYMSFYYTSFERILRIAAFILTITIPSFYILLAAYNHEILPTVLLTNIARDSLDVPLPAGLEAILMLLVFEILKEAGIRIPSSIGQALSIVGALVIGQAAVEARLVSAPMVVVIATTAITGLLAPRLNAPIAYVRLILLVLSSTLGLIGFILGLSGLLIHLLNLHSFGIPQIHAIDKLNYQELKDIFIRGPWWKMINRPLNLSKNKTRLKNSDRGEFD from the coding sequence ATGCTAAAAAAATTTTTAAAAAGTAATAAAAAAGAAAAGTATAGCAATGAAGATTCTGTTGCAATAAATATAAAACAACCTCTTTCTACCTCTTTGGAAAAGAATATTGAAATTTTCAAATCAATTTTTATTGATGATGAGACGATAAACTTTCGTTGGATTACAAACTCTCATAATCAAATTCTTAAATATTGTCTAGTTCAAAATGATGGACTCGTTAGTTCTGTTATTATAAATGAAAATATTATCAAGCCTTTAATGGTATCGGATGTATTACTTACCAAAGGAAAACAAATAGACACTTTGATTCAACAAGTTCTTTTAGTTAATCAGATAAAAAAAACAAAAGATTGGCAAGAAATTATAGAAGCTGTTACTTATGGGGATACAATTTTATTTATGGAAGGCGAGAAAGAAGCACTTCTGTTAAATAGCAAAGGTTTTAGTATACGTTCTATTGATGAGCCTTCTGGTGAAAAAATTATCAGTGGTCCTCGCGAAGGATTTTGTGAATCTTTAATGACGAATCTTTCATTAGTTAAGCGTAGATTAAGAACTAATGAATTAAAAATAAAGTTTCAGAGTCTAGGTGTAAGAACTCATACACAAATCTGCATTTGCTATATTGATAGTATTGTAAATAAAAAAATACTTGATGAACTTGAAAAACGGATTGAAAAGATTAAAATTGATGGGGTGCTAGATAGCAATTATATTACGGAGTATATAAATGATTCTAGATGGTCTCCTTTTAGGAGTACAGGATATACGGAACGACCAGATATTGTGGTTGCAAATCTTTTGGAGGGCCGGATTGCTTTATTTGTTGATGGATCGCCGGTTGTATTAACAATTCCTTATTTCTTTATTGAGAACTTCCAAAGTAATGAAGATTATTATATGAGCTTTTATTATACTTCCTTTGAAAGAATATTAAGAATTGCTGCCTTTATTTTGACGATAACAATTCCATCCTTTTATATTTTACTTGCTGCATATAATCACGAAATATTGCCGACGGTACTATTAACTAATATTGCTAGAGATAGTTTAGATGTCCCTTTACCTGCAGGACTAGAGGCTATTTTGATGTTACTCGTATTTGAAATTTTAAAGGAGGCTGGCATACGAATCCCTTCTAGTATTGGACAAGCACTAAGTATTGTTGGTGCTCTTGTTATTGGGCAGGCAGCTGTAGAAGCTAGATTAGTATCTGCCCCTATGGTTGTGGTAATTGCAACTACAGCAATTACTGGGCTATTAGCTCCAAGACTAAATGCGCCGATTGCATATGTTCGATTGATATTACTTGTTCTGTCATCAACGTTAGGTTTAATAGGCTTTATCTTGGGGCTTTCCGGTTTATTAATTCATTTACTAAATTTGCATTCATTTGGCATTCCACAAATCCATGCTATAGATAAACTCAATTATCAAGAATTAAAAGATATTTTTATAAGGGGACCTTGGTGGAAAATGATCAATCGTCCATTAAACTTATCAAAGAATAAAACACGGTTGAAAAATAGTGATAGAGGTGAGTTCGATTAA
- a CDS encoding Ger(x)C family spore germination protein, with protein sequence MIEVSSIKRLFSILLIVIFCFLLSGCWNYNGLNEISIVAGVAIDRNIENNNYLLTIEIFDLSGKDGVSKAKIIETEGQTIYEAIRNAKKSLTKKLYFSDMQLLVISNQIASEEGIQYLLDWFIRNEKPRETFSIIISQEKTAKEILTASAVDHKVISEEVERILDLDNKVTASTKNIDMYKIVNELEKENSVFVLPAIHCVTNQDKKIVEVNGVAIFKADRLQGYLSPEETRYYLFAVDEIKGGILTFPLNEKKQDTISFEIFKNKTKKSYAYDGNRLKVYLDIKTTVSIGENGNDIDLSKKENIDKIKTVATMVFSDKLKTLIEKVDKDFACDAFEFGKMVKRKSLVSWSQLNEDWNEYPKNIEVEIRPEFEIINTGLIK encoded by the coding sequence GTGATAGAGGTGAGTTCGATTAAAAGGTTATTTAGTATTCTACTTATCGTTATTTTTTGTTTCTTGCTTAGTGGTTGCTGGAACTATAATGGATTAAATGAGATTTCTATTGTTGCAGGAGTTGCGATTGATAGAAATATAGAAAATAATAATTATCTGCTAACTATAGAAATCTTTGATTTATCGGGGAAAGACGGGGTAAGTAAAGCTAAAATTATTGAAACGGAAGGTCAGACGATTTATGAAGCGATTAGAAATGCGAAAAAAAGTTTAACGAAAAAACTATACTTTTCTGATATGCAGCTTCTTGTGATTAGTAATCAGATTGCTAGTGAAGAAGGGATACAATATCTTTTAGACTGGTTTATAAGAAATGAAAAACCGCGGGAGACCTTTTCTATAATTATTTCTCAAGAAAAGACTGCAAAAGAAATTCTTACGGCAAGTGCAGTTGATCATAAAGTTATTTCTGAAGAAGTAGAGAGAATTCTTGATTTGGATAATAAAGTGACAGCTTCGACAAAAAACATTGATATGTATAAAATTGTAAATGAATTAGAAAAAGAAAACTCTGTTTTTGTTTTGCCTGCTATTCACTGCGTGACAAATCAAGATAAAAAAATTGTTGAGGTTAATGGGGTGGCAATTTTTAAAGCAGATCGGTTGCAAGGATATTTATCGCCGGAAGAAACACGTTATTATCTTTTCGCTGTTGACGAAATTAAGGGAGGCATTTTAACGTTTCCGTTAAATGAAAAAAAACAAGATACTATTTCTTTTGAAATATTTAAAAATAAGACGAAAAAATCATATGCTTACGATGGCAACCGACTTAAAGTGTACTTAGATATTAAGACAACAGTATCAATTGGTGAAAATGGTAACGATATAGATCTATCTAAAAAAGAAAATATAGATAAGATAAAAACTGTCGCTACAATGGTATTTTCAGATAAATTAAAAACATTAATCGAAAAAGTAGATAAAGATTTTGCTTGTGATGCATTTGAATTTGGGAAAATGGTTAAAAGAAAGAGTTTAGTATCATGGTCACAATTAAATGAAGATTGGAATGAATATCCGAAAAATATAGAGGTTGAAATAAGACCAGAATTTGAAATCATAAATACAGGATTAATTAAATAA
- a CDS encoding GerAB/ArcD/ProY family transporter, which translates to MQNDRISMHQAICMIILFLFGSSVLLGMGIGTGGNTWIAVMTAAILGGILALIYARLIRLFPEQNFYDIAQLVFGKLIGKIITVLMMWYAIHLASLVLRNFSEFINIVTLEETPQIVIMIAILGVTGYMVVSGIETFARWVMFAIIFVVMVFLFTVVLSIKDVEISRLLPMLTYDLSTIGSTTLKLFIFPFAETVLFLTLADSIKKKDNPYKIYLYGIFLGTLLLAGTFLRNLIILGHPMLEKSYFPAYMATRILNIAEIFSRIEVTIFYNFLLAGITKISICLFASIKGAEKLFNTSKNWKMVCFISLIVLLLSRFQFKNFFEMLSFIDIYQYYAVFFQIIIPLFVWIGAEIKFYKNNRASIQ; encoded by the coding sequence ATGCAAAATGATAGAATCTCAATGCATCAAGCGATTTGTATGATTATATTATTTTTATTTGGAAGTAGTGTTTTATTAGGAATGGGAATCGGTACAGGCGGGAATACTTGGATTGCAGTAATGACAGCTGCTATTTTAGGGGGTATACTCGCGCTTATATACGCTAGATTGATTAGATTATTTCCTGAACAGAATTTTTATGATATTGCACAGCTGGTATTTGGAAAATTAATTGGTAAAATTATAACTGTGTTGATGATGTGGTATGCAATTCATCTAGCGTCATTAGTGTTAAGAAATTTTTCGGAATTTATCAATATTGTGACTTTGGAAGAAACGCCACAGATTGTAATAATGATAGCAATCCTTGGTGTCACTGGATATATGGTTGTTAGTGGAATAGAGACCTTTGCCAGATGGGTGATGTTTGCAATAATTTTTGTAGTGATGGTTTTTTTATTTACTGTAGTTTTATCTATTAAGGATGTAGAAATATCTCGTCTTTTGCCTATGCTAACATATGATTTGAGCACTATAGGTTCAACAACGTTAAAACTTTTTATATTTCCCTTTGCTGAAACAGTACTTTTTTTAACATTAGCAGATTCTATTAAAAAAAAGGATAATCCATATAAAATTTATTTATATGGAATTTTTTTAGGAACTTTGCTTTTGGCGGGTACATTTTTACGTAATCTTATAATCTTGGGGCATCCCATGTTAGAAAAATCATATTTTCCTGCCTATATGGCAACGAGAATTCTTAATATAGCTGAAATTTTTTCGAGAATCGAAGTAACGATATTTTATAATTTTTTATTAGCTGGTATAACCAAAATATCAATTTGTTTATTTGCTTCGATAAAAGGAGCTGAAAAGTTATTTAATACATCTAAAAACTGGAAAATGGTATGCTTTATTTCGCTAATTGTTTTATTATTGAGCAGATTTCAATTTAAGAATTTTTTTGAGATGTTGAGTTTTATTGATATTTACCAGTACTATGCAGTTTTTTTTCAAATTATTATTCCTTTGTTTGTATGGATTGGTGCTGAGATAAAGTTCTATAAAAATAATAGAGCAAGTATTCAATAA
- a CDS encoding spore germination protein has protein sequence MLRKGLNINTDVIFTSLERNIAQLKSIFADDATIGMRWITNCNDTTLKYCIVQNDGLVDSKIINNNIIKPLISSKVSLKKGEQIDVLMHQVISINQIKKTTQWKEIIESVTYGDSILFIDGEAGALILNSKSFSTRGITEPSNEKVLLGPREGFSEALMTNLSMVKRKIRNNDLKMKFQSFGVQTHTQICICYLDNIVNKKVLEELYRRLETINIDGVLDSHYITEFIQDSKLSPVNTIGYTERPDVVVGKLLEGRIALFVDGSPVVLTLPYLFIENFQSNEDYYLNYYYASLSRILRIFGFILSVTLPAFYLVTVAFNQEVYPTTLLINLVRERTGAPLPAVIELIVMLILFEILKETGIRIPTGIGQALSIVGAIVVGQAAVAAKLVAAPMLIVVALTAISGFLVPKMNASIIYGRTLLILLSSTFGLLGFVIGCSMILTHLLNLHSFGIPQIISMDNMKYQEVKDTFIRGPWWKMIKRPSSLTENKKRLNGDKGECN, from the coding sequence ATGTTAAGAAAAGGCTTAAATATAAATACAGATGTAATATTTACATCATTAGAACGCAATATTGCTCAACTAAAAAGTATATTTGCTGATGATGCTACAATTGGAATGAGATGGATAACGAATTGCAATGATACTACATTGAAGTATTGTATTGTACAAAATGACGGTCTTGTGGATTCTAAAATAATTAATAATAATATCATAAAACCACTAATATCATCTAAAGTTTCTTTAAAAAAAGGAGAGCAAATAGATGTATTAATGCATCAGGTTATTTCAATCAATCAGATAAAGAAAACAACGCAATGGAAAGAAATTATTGAGTCAGTTACTTATGGAGATTCCATACTTTTTATAGACGGTGAAGCAGGAGCTCTTATTTTAAATAGCAAGAGTTTTAGTACGAGGGGAATCACTGAACCTTCTAATGAAAAGGTTTTACTAGGTCCGAGAGAGGGCTTTTCTGAAGCGTTGATGACTAATCTTTCAATGGTTAAGAGAAAAATACGAAATAATGATTTAAAAATGAAATTTCAAAGTTTTGGTGTGCAGACACATACGCAGATTTGTATTTGTTACCTTGATAATATCGTTAATAAAAAAGTACTTGAAGAGCTTTATCGTAGACTTGAAACAATAAATATTGATGGTGTATTAGATAGCCATTATATAACAGAATTTATTCAAGATTCAAAACTGTCACCGGTTAATACGATTGGATATACGGAAAGACCGGATGTCGTTGTGGGAAAGCTGTTAGAAGGAAGAATTGCTTTATTTGTTGATGGATCGCCGGTTGTATTGACATTGCCCTATTTATTTATTGAAAACTTTCAAAGTAATGAAGATTATTATTTAAACTATTATTATGCATCATTGAGTAGGATATTGAGAATATTTGGATTTATTCTGAGTGTCACTCTTCCTGCATTTTATTTGGTAACCGTTGCATTCAATCAGGAAGTATATCCAACTACTCTTTTGATTAATCTCGTTAGAGAACGTACTGGAGCACCTTTACCAGCGGTGATAGAACTTATTGTTATGCTCATCTTATTCGAAATTTTAAAAGAAACTGGAATACGAATTCCTACCGGAATTGGACAAGCCTTGAGTATTGTTGGAGCAATTGTTGTCGGGCAAGCGGCAGTAGCTGCAAAACTTGTAGCTGCTCCAATGCTTATTGTTGTTGCTCTTACAGCAATTTCTGGATTTTTAGTACCTAAAATGAATGCTTCTATTATTTATGGAAGAACATTGCTGATTTTATTATCATCTACATTTGGATTATTAGGTTTTGTTATCGGCTGTTCAATGATATTAACACATCTTTTAAATTTACATTCCTTTGGAATACCTCAAATAATATCTATGGATAATATGAAGTATCAGGAAGTTAAAGATACTTTTATTAGAGGTCCTTGGTGGAAAATGATTAAGCGTCCTTCAAGTTTAACTGAAAATAAAAAAAGACTGAATGGTGATAAAGGTGAATGTAATTAA
- a CDS encoding Ger(x)C family spore germination protein codes for MNVIKKLISIMLIIGICIPLSGCWNYRGLDTLSVFTGIAIDRNEENNNYKLTIEFIDFSETSKKEPSKSQLVEVEGRTIFEAIRNAKRKLAKKLYMGDIKVVIISNQIARKEGINSILDFFARDAEMRETIIPVLSQEKTAKEVLMSNGVDNKIVSEELEKIIRSGWKTTASSKGVNICKTFDILHGKDEIPLVLPAVRCKNNKEKKIVELNGTAIFKGDKLKGYLSPEETYTYLLATNEINRGIITVPLNDSQDKIVLELEKNKTKMSYSYNENRLKIFLDMSSVAKVSEVNFDIDLSKRETIEEFKSAAKLDSLQRLESLINKGKKELNCDLLGVGTMIHKSDPELWYKLREEWDYYIQTMEVEIRHEFVITNTGLTK; via the coding sequence GTGAATGTAATTAAAAAATTAATTAGCATTATGTTAATCATTGGGATATGCATTCCTCTCAGTGGCTGCTGGAATTATCGGGGATTGGATACACTATCAGTTTTCACAGGGATAGCCATTGATAGAAACGAGGAAAATAATAATTATAAACTAACGATAGAATTTATAGATTTTTCAGAAACAAGCAAGAAAGAACCCAGTAAATCTCAACTAGTTGAGGTAGAAGGAAGAACGATATTTGAAGCAATTCGAAATGCAAAAAGAAAATTAGCAAAAAAATTATATATGGGTGATATAAAGGTTGTTATTATTAGCAATCAAATTGCAAGAAAAGAGGGGATAAATTCCATTTTAGATTTTTTTGCCAGAGATGCGGAGATGCGGGAAACAATAATACCGGTTCTTTCGCAGGAAAAGACTGCGAAAGAAGTTTTAATGTCAAATGGTGTTGATAATAAAATAGTTTCCGAAGAGCTTGAAAAAATTATAAGGAGTGGATGGAAAACAACAGCCTCAAGTAAAGGTGTTAATATTTGCAAAACTTTTGATATTTTACATGGTAAAGACGAAATTCCATTAGTTTTACCTGCTGTCCGCTGTAAAAACAATAAAGAAAAAAAGATCGTAGAATTAAATGGAACTGCTATTTTTAAAGGAGATAAGCTGAAAGGATATTTATCTCCAGAAGAAACATATACTTATCTTTTGGCTACTAATGAGATAAATAGAGGTATAATCACAGTCCCTTTAAACGATAGTCAAGATAAAATTGTCCTTGAATTAGAGAAAAATAAGACGAAAATGTCATATTCTTATAATGAAAACCGTTTAAAAATTTTTTTGGATATGAGTAGTGTAGCAAAAGTGAGTGAAGTAAATTTTGATATTGACCTTTCAAAGAGAGAGACTATCGAAGAATTTAAATCCGCGGCTAAATTAGATTCTTTGCAAAGGTTAGAGTCACTAATAAACAAAGGAAAAAAAGAATTAAATTGTGACCTTTTAGGAGTTGGAACAATGATTCACAAAAGTGATCCAGAGCTATGGTACAAGTTAAGAGAAGAGTGGGATTACTATATTCAAACCATGGAAGTCGAAATAAGACATGAATTTGTCATAACAAATACAGGGCTAACGAAATAA
- a CDS encoding GerAB/ArcD/ProY family transporter codes for MQSKITSMKTEIYMMVLFLLGSNSAIGISWGVGQDNWISIILALAFGSIFILMYARINSLFPGKNLYDITELIFGKIIGKIITALIIVYAIYLSTIVIKLISEFIKIVTLVETPVIPIMILLVIAATYLTFSGINTLKKWSIFVFPIYFLILLYILIASMPEMKYTNLLPIFEHSTIDIVKASLKILSTTFIGTILFLTFEDFIRNRENPYMIYFFGFFIAMIIFIAIFLISAMVLGIPMLESSYFPIYTVARLISIGDFLSRIEMIIFFNFLLACIAKISICLSAAVKGVKCLFDNRNEGLILFILSISVLVISILGFNSIMDLLKFLDVYQIYILFFQMLIPVMIWIGAELKVGK; via the coding sequence ATGCAGAGTAAAATAACATCAATGAAAACAGAAATTTATATGATGGTATTGTTTTTACTTGGGAGTAATTCTGCTATAGGGATTAGTTGGGGAGTAGGGCAAGACAATTGGATCTCGATAATACTTGCATTAGCATTTGGAAGCATTTTTATTCTTATGTATGCTAGAATTAATAGTTTATTCCCAGGAAAAAATTTATATGATATTACGGAATTGATATTTGGAAAAATAATTGGAAAAATAATTACTGCTTTAATAATAGTGTATGCGATTTATCTTAGCACTATTGTTATTAAACTTATTTCAGAATTTATTAAGATAGTGACCTTAGTAGAGACGCCTGTGATTCCTATTATGATTTTACTTGTTATCGCTGCTACTTATTTAACTTTTAGTGGAATAAACACTTTAAAAAAGTGGAGTATATTTGTTTTTCCAATATATTTTCTTATATTGCTGTATATACTAATCGCATCTATGCCAGAAATGAAATATACCAACCTTTTACCAATTTTTGAACATAGTACAATTGACATTGTAAAGGCAAGTTTAAAGATTCTTTCGACTACTTTTATCGGAACAATATTATTTTTAACATTTGAAGATTTTATTAGAAATCGTGAAAATCCTTATATGATTTATTTTTTTGGCTTTTTTATTGCCATGATAATCTTTATCGCTATATTTTTAATTAGTGCTATGGTTTTAGGTATTCCTATGTTGGAAAGTTCTTATTTCCCAATCTATACTGTAGCGAGATTGATCAGCATTGGTGATTTTCTTTCAAGAATTGAAATGATTATTTTTTTCAATTTTCTATTAGCATGTATTGCTAAAATATCAATTTGTCTATCGGCAGCAGTAAAAGGAGTGAAATGTTTATTTGATAATAGAAATGAGGGATTAATTTTATTCATCCTGAGTATAAGTGTTTTAGTAATAAGTATTTTAGGGTTTAATAGTATAATGGATTTATTAAAATTTTTGGACGTCTATCAAATTTATATTTTGTTCTTTCAGATGCTTATTCCTGTTATGATATGGATTGGTGCCGAGCTAAAAGTAGGAAAATAA
- the arsD gene encoding arsenite efflux transporter metallochaperone ArsD produces the protein MSKIEIFDPAMCCSTGVCGPSVDKELLRVATVIHNIEKKGIKITRYGLASNPQAFINHTKVSEMLTKYNEKALPITMVDGEIVKSGKYPTNEEFSKWTGLPEEEFAKMAKHKKSSGCCGGKGCC, from the coding sequence ATGAGTAAAATTGAAATTTTTGATCCTGCAATGTGTTGTTCAACAGGAGTATGTGGTCCGAGTGTGGATAAAGAATTACTTAGAGTTGCGACAGTCATTCATAATATTGAGAAAAAAGGAATAAAAATTACGCGTTATGGATTAGCAAGCAATCCACAGGCGTTTATCAATCATACTAAAGTAAGCGAGATGCTAACAAAGTACAATGAAAAGGCTTTACCAATTACTATGGTAGATGGCGAAATTGTTAAAAGTGGAAAATATCCGACAAATGAAGAATTTTCTAAATGGACGGGTCTGCCAGAAGAGGAGTTTGCAAAGATGGCAAAGCATAAAAAGTCTAGTGGGTGCTGTGGCGGAAAAGGCTGTTGTTAA
- the arsA gene encoding arsenical pump-driving ATPase codes for MYKQFEIDKISLTKYLFFTGKGGVGKTSVACATALTLADQGKKIFLVSTDPASNLQDVFGIELSSEGTPIQENSNLVVANLNPEAAAKAYRESVIAPYKGKLPESIIKNMEEQLSGSCTVEIAAFNEFSNFITDQAMQKEYDYIIFDTAPTGHTLRMLQLPSAWSNFISESTHGASCLGQLSGLEERKEIYKQAVKMLANPEMTTLILVTRPDDTPLKEAARASMELKELGVKNQCLIINGVYLPDIENDKVAEGVYRKQEAALEIIPKEICELATYMIPLRSYHLTGINNIRKMLKEDTLDSVNYTLHKENPSSLKNFIDDLYHSKKRVVFTMGKGGVGKTTLAATIAMGLSSHGAKVHLTTTDPADHLKFVIQDTKQLTISKIDENLALKKYQEEVLGKARETMSEDDLAYVEEDLRSPCTQEIAVFRAFAEIVEKADEEIVVIDTAPTGHTLLLLDASQSYHKEVERTHGDIPESVRNLLPRLRDEKETAVVIVTLAEATPVYEAMRLQADLKRAGIHNKWWIINHSMLKTGTKSPLLKTKAMGEIPWINKVNEISKGNFAIIPWKSEEIKGEHLLDLLK; via the coding sequence GTGTATAAGCAATTTGAGATAGATAAAATTTCACTAACAAAATACTTGTTTTTTACCGGTAAAGGTGGCGTAGGAAAAACATCTGTAGCTTGTGCGACAGCATTAACATTAGCCGACCAAGGGAAAAAGATATTTTTAGTGAGTACTGACCCTGCATCAAACTTGCAAGATGTATTTGGAATAGAGTTATCAAGCGAAGGAACACCGATTCAGGAAAATTCGAACCTTGTAGTTGCAAATTTAAATCCAGAGGCAGCAGCGAAAGCATATCGTGAATCAGTTATTGCCCCATATAAAGGAAAGTTGCCAGAAAGTATCATTAAAAATATGGAAGAACAACTTTCTGGTTCTTGTACAGTAGAAATTGCAGCATTTAATGAATTTTCGAACTTTATTACCGATCAAGCAATGCAAAAAGAATACGATTACATTATTTTTGATACAGCACCTACAGGACATACACTTAGGATGTTGCAACTACCATCCGCGTGGAGCAATTTTATTAGTGAAAGTACACATGGTGCTTCTTGTTTAGGTCAATTATCTGGGCTTGAAGAGCGCAAAGAGATTTACAAACAGGCAGTAAAAATGTTAGCAAATCCTGAAATGACAACCTTGATTTTAGTGACAAGACCCGATGATACACCACTAAAAGAGGCAGCTAGAGCATCTATGGAGTTAAAAGAACTTGGTGTTAAAAATCAATGTTTAATTATCAATGGCGTTTATCTGCCTGATATAGAAAATGATAAAGTTGCAGAAGGAGTGTACAGAAAACAAGAAGCAGCATTAGAAATTATTCCAAAGGAAATCTGCGAATTAGCTACGTATATGATTCCACTTAGGTCATATCATTTAACTGGTATCAATAATATTAGAAAAATGTTAAAAGAAGATACTTTAGATTCTGTAAATTATACTTTGCATAAAGAAAATCCATCATCCTTGAAGAATTTTATTGATGATCTGTATCATTCTAAAAAGCGTGTGGTTTTTACTATGGGGAAAGGTGGCGTTGGCAAGACAACGCTAGCGGCTACGATTGCAATGGGGCTTTCTAGCCATGGAGCAAAAGTCCATTTAACAACGACAGATCCAGCGGATCATTTAAAATTTGTTATTCAAGATACAAAACAACTCACAATAAGTAAAATAGATGAAAACTTAGCATTAAAAAAATATCAAGAGGAAGTACTAGGAAAAGCACGGGAAACAATGTCAGAAGATGACCTCGCTTATGTAGAAGAAGATTTACGCTCCCCATGTACACAGGAAATTGCAGTGTTTAGAGCCTTTGCTGAAATAGTGGAAAAAGCAGATGAAGAAATCGTTGTCATAGATACTGCACCAACGGGGCATACCTTATTACTGTTAGATGCATCGCAAAGCTATCACAAGGAAGTAGAAAGGACGCATGGGGATATCCCTGAATCGGTAAGAAACCTCTTGCCGAGATTGAGAGATGAAAAAGAGACTGCCGTTGTCATTGTAACATTAGCAGAGGCAACACCAGTCTATGAAGCGATGCGTTTGCAAGCGGATTTGAAACGTGCAGGAATTCATAATAAATGGTGGATAATCAATCATAGTATGTTAAAAACAGGTACTAAAAGTCCATTATTAAAAACAAAAGCTATGGGAGAAATCCCGTGGATAAATAAAGTAAATGAGATTTCAAAAGGAAATTTTGCAATTATTCCTTGGAAAAGCGAAGAAATTAAAGGGGAACATTTGTTAGATTTATTGAAATAG
- a CDS encoding ArsR/SmtB family transcription factor — protein sequence MKYVDVLKALADQNRLAILCYLMSGSKCVCEIENILPISQSATSKQLGRLRMVGLIDAEKKGQWVYYQLVSNIYELYPFLKELLEGVDAQYKFSKRGKQMDCSENSFH from the coding sequence ATGAAATATGTAGATGTCCTAAAAGCGTTGGCAGATCAAAATCGCTTAGCTATTCTATGTTATTTAATGAGTGGGAGTAAATGTGTTTGTGAAATTGAAAATATTTTACCGATTTCTCAGTCTGCCACATCAAAGCAATTAGGAAGACTTAGAATGGTTGGGCTAATTGATGCGGAAAAAAAAGGACAGTGGGTGTATTATCAGCTAGTTTCAAATATATATGAGCTATATCCATTTCTAAAAGAATTATTAGAAGGAGTAGATGCACAATATAAATTTAGTAAAAGAGGAAAACAAATGGATTGTAGTGAGAATTCTTTCCATTAA
- a CDS encoding flavodoxin family protein, which produces MKVLLVNGSPHEKGCTYTALAEIATTLESEGIETQIFWLGIKPLSGCIACKTCAKIGKCVFNDKVNEFLAIANNFDGYIFGSPVHWAAASGAITSFMDRIFYAANCSGQKIFYLKPAAAIVSARRAGTTAAFDQLNKYFTLMQMPIIASQYWNMVHGAKPEDVKKDLEGLQTMRTLARNMAFYLRCKEAGLKAGVPLPTQEVGIYTNFIRD; this is translated from the coding sequence ATGAAGGTATTATTAGTGAATGGAAGTCCTCATGAAAAAGGTTGTACTTATACCGCATTAGCAGAAATTGCAACTACATTAGAAAGTGAAGGTATTGAAACACAAATTTTCTGGCTTGGTATAAAACCACTCTCCGGCTGCATTGCTTGTAAAACCTGCGCTAAAATTGGCAAATGTGTCTTTAATGATAAAGTTAATGAATTTTTAGCGATTGCCAATAATTTTGATGGATATATATTTGGTTCTCCTGTACATTGGGCAGCTGCAAGTGGTGCAATAACCTCTTTTATGGATCGCATATTTTACGCAGCTAATTGTTCTGGGCAAAAAATATTTTATCTTAAACCCGCCGCAGCTATTGTATCTGCTCGTCGTGCAGGAACAACAGCTGCATTTGACCAATTAAATAAATATTTTACTTTAATGCAAATGCCAATTATCGCTTCACAATATTGGAATATGGTACACGGTGCAAAGCCTGAAGATGTCAAAAAAGATTTAGAAGGGTTACAAACCATGCGGACTTTGGCGAGAAATATGGCATTCTACTTGAGATGCAAAGAAGCTGGGTTAAAAGCGGGTGTGCCTCTTCCAACTCAGGAAGTCGGCATTTATACAAATTTTATTCGTGATTGA